CCGACCTCGTGACCCTCACGGCAGCGTTGCAGCAGCAGGGGGCGCTGGAAGCGGTAGGTGGCAGCTCCTACCTGGCGACGCTTGTCGATTATGTCCCCACGGCCGCCAACATCACCTACTATTGCCGGCTGGTCAAGGAGAAGGCGATCGCCCGGCACCTGATTCGCGTTGCCACCGAGATCGCCACCAAGGGCTACGAGGGGGGGGAGGTGGAGAAGTCCCTCGACTGGGCCGAAAAGTCGATCTTCGAGATCACCGGGATGAAAACCCGGCCTTCCTACTTCGCCACCCGCGACATCCTCAAGGATACCTTCAAGACCATCGAAAAGCTCTTCGAGCGCAAGGAGTTGGTCACCGGCGTGCCGAGCGGGTTCACAGATCTCGACACCATGACCGCCGGTCTGCAGCCCGGAGACCTGGTTATTATCGCCGCCCGGCCGTCGATGGGTAAGACCGCCTTTATCCTCAACCTGGTCGAATATGCTGCCGTCCACTACCAGAACAAGGCTCCGACCATCATCTTCTCCCTGGAGATGAGCAAGGAGTCGCTGGTCCAGAGGATGCTCTGCTCCATCTCCAAGGTCGATGCCAGCCGGCTGCGCACCGGTCATCTCGGAGAATCCGACTGGCCCAAGCTCACCAATGGCGCCGGACTGCTCTCCGAGGCGCCGATCTTTATCGACGACACTCCGGCCATCTCGGTGCTGGAGCTGCGGGCCAAGGCCCGCCGGCTCAAGGCCGAAAAGAATCTTGGCCTTATCGTCGTCG
The DNA window shown above is from Desulfuromonadales bacterium and carries:
- the dnaB gene encoding replicative DNA helicase; protein product: MSDVPSHRLPPQSLEGEMSVLGGVLLENEALNKALEILRPDDFYRDSHRKIFSALIDLSNRGEPADLVTLTAALQQQGALEAVGGSSYLATLVDYVPTAANITYYCRLVKEKAIARHLIRVATEIATKGYEGGEVEKSLDWAEKSIFEITGMKTRPSYFATRDILKDTFKTIEKLFERKELVTGVPSGFTDLDTMTAGLQPGDLVIIAARPSMGKTAFILNLVEYAAVHYQNKAPTIIFSLEMSKESLVQRMLCSISKVDASRLRTGHLGESDWPKLTNGAGLLSEAPIFIDDTPAISVLELRAKARRLKAEKNLGLIVVDYLQLMTGHNAENRQQEISEISRSLKALAKELSVPVVALSQLNRSLENRTDKRPIMADLRESGAIEQDADVIMFIYRETVYCDACKKRDGSCDKGHEKDAEIVIGKQRNGPIGTVHLTFRGEYTRFENQSKREPGY